The following is a genomic window from Effusibacillus pohliae DSM 22757.
TACGTGCTGGTGGAAGCCCTCCGGCAAGGGCGTACCATCCGTGTCACGTTGTTTGATCCGGATGAGGATGTGGTGTGGGAAGGGATCCCAATGCTGAAAGACCGCCAATTGCACCTGCGAACCGCCGATGGGATTCGCCGGGTTCCAGTACAGAAAGTGGTGAAAATCGAGGCCATCTGAAATCGATGGCCTCTACTTCCTCACTCGATCGACACGG
Proteins encoded in this region:
- a CDS encoding YolD-like family protein, with amino-acid sequence MRIVDGNIFEAMRLVLPEHRELMKRFKQESNKRTPPILPEDAWNELEYVLVEALRQGRTIRVTLFDPDEDVVWEGIPMLKDRQLHLRTADGIRRVPVQKVVKIEAI